A DNA window from Myxocyprinus asiaticus isolate MX2 ecotype Aquarium Trade chromosome 45, UBuf_Myxa_2, whole genome shotgun sequence contains the following coding sequences:
- the LOC127434844 gene encoding ras-related protein Rap-1b-like, giving the protein MLEILDTAGTEQFTAMRDLYMKNGQGFALVYSITAQSTFNDLQDLREQILRVKDTDDVPMILVGNKCDLEDERVVGKEQGQNLARQWNSCAFLESSAKSKINVNEIFYDLVRQINRKTPVPGKARKKSTCQLL; this is encoded by the exons ATGTTGGAAATTCTGGATACAGCCGGAACG GAACAATTCACAGCCATGAGGGACCTGTACATGAAGAATGGCCAGGGCTTTGCACTAGTATATTCCATAACCGCACAGTCCACCTTCAACGACCTGCAGGACTTGAGAGAACAGATTCTGCGGGTCAAAGACACAGATGAC GTGCCGATGATCCTGGTGGGTAATAAGTGTGATCTGGAAGACGAGAGGGTGGTCGGTAAAGAACAGGGCCAGAATCTCGCCCGCCAGTGGAACAGCTGCGCTTTCCTGGAGTCTTCTGCAAAGTCCAAGATTAACGTCAATGAG ATCTTCTATGACCTGGTCCGGCAAATCAACAGGAAAACTCCAGTACCTGGAAAGGCACGCAAAAAGTCCACCTGCCAGCTGCTCTAA
- the LOC127434843 gene encoding malonyl-CoA-acyl carrier protein transacylase, mitochondrial-like, whose protein sequence is MDFAEALFTVKVRAEAMQKASDQVALDFLQKNSRELNFIRTRLLPVSGAFHTPLMKLAEEPLRDVLRQIDVRRPEIAVHSNVDGKRYMHDKHIRKQLAKQLVSPVKWEQTLHEIYERAQGQEFPHTYEVGPGKQLGSTLLKCNMKAFKNNTHVDVVLPED, encoded by the exons ATGGACTTTGCTGAAG CTCTGTTTACTGTAAAAGTGAGGGCAGAGGCAATGCAGAAGGCCTCCGACCAAGTG GCTTTGGATTTCCTTCAAAAGAACTCCAGAGAGTTGAACTTCATCAGAACTCGACTGCTGCCAGTTAGTGGGGCCTTTCACACCCCACTGATGAAGCTGGCGGAGGAACCCCTGAGAGACGTCCTCAGGCAGATAGACGTACGGCGCCCTGAGATCGCTGTACACTCCAATGTGGATGGAAAGCGTTACATGCATGACAAGCACATTCGTAAACAGCTGGCCAAACAGCTGGTGTCTCCAGTGAAATGGGAGCAGACGCTGCATGAGATTTATGAAAGAGCCCAGGGACAGGAGTTTCCCCACACCTATGAGGTTGGGCCCGGGAAACAGTTGGGCTCAACGCTACTGAAGTGCAACATGAAGGCCTTTAAGAACAATACACATGTAGATGTTGTACTGCCAGAAGACTAA